In a single window of the Gossypium hirsutum isolate 1008001.06 chromosome D02, Gossypium_hirsutum_v2.1, whole genome shotgun sequence genome:
- the LOC121214459 gene encoding transcription factor GTE10-like, with product MQKMKKIDVALGKQSFESGSVSYRKESSVGSKHRPEVAVLNGGLPEKRPKTVVNSTLNPQCSVILKELMKHPSVDAANGERVSASSNKARLRRASMLKSRFADTIFNAQQKKMEALNVDPLMETKQEKRTSRQVDKKGNAVEAAGDEVKVNVELKKQRERDRKVAWIALEKMENTAGIQLNLEVQKEFEILMGCFSSSNYLGDVESPTGRRVHQ from the exons ATGCAGAAGATGAAAAAGATCGACGTAGCTCTTGGAAAACAATCTTTCGAGTCCGGGTCAGTTTCATATAGAAAAGAGAGCTCAGTAGGTTCCAAGCATAGACCAGAAGTGGCGGTTCTAAACGGTGGTTTGCCGGAGAAGAGGCCGAAGACGGTGGTGAACAGTACCTTGAATCCGCAGTGCTCGGTGATACTTAAAGAACTGATGAAACATCCATCTGTGG ATGCGGCTAATGGTGAAAGAGTTTCAGCTTCTTCAAACAAAGCTCGCCTTCGCCGTGCTTCGATGTTGAAAAGCCGATTTGCAGACACCATCTTCAATGCACAACAGAAGAAGATGGAGGCACTGAATGTTGATCCATTAATGGAGACGAAACAAGAAAAGAGAACATCCAGGCAGGTTGACAAAAAAGGAAATGCCGTGGAAGCTGCCGGTGATGAAGTGAAGGTGAATGTTGAGTTGAAAAAGCAACGGGAAAGGGATAGGAAAGTTGCTTGGATCGCATTAGAAAAGATGGAAAACACTGCTGGGATTCAACTTAATTTAGAGGTTCAAAAGGAATTCGAGATTCTGATGGGATGTTTTTCGTCCTCGAATTACCTCGGTGACGTCGAGAGTCCTACAGGTCGAAGAGTTCATCAATAA
- the LOC107927769 gene encoding protein tesmin/TSO1-like CXC 2, whose protein sequence is MMDTPEKTQISSSLSKFEDSPVFNYINSLSPIKPVKSIHVTQTFNPLSFASLPSIFTSPHVSSHKESRFLKSYTDPLKPESSSADGTKVSTNEEAGADAQENFDQGVSLGETSFEMPNEPSRIAIGLPQTLKYDCGSPDCDATPCVFKTTCVSDTSLAIVPFFQEASEKGLSDGVEIRDTFQVEQKRDTIGSEWESLISDTSDLLIFNSPNDSEAFRGVIQKSLDPGVLISQFSQDDINEACQTTVDLDKYKDQTEGAVEMNEMNPVNESFEDASVTNFISGSLTDYMETRMSGPYSFKPDSNLHRGFRRRCLDFEMLAARRKNFDGGSTTNSSTDNKLVPGKPDSDSPRCIVPGIGLHLNALAIASRDNKNMKLETLSSGTQKLSFPSFNSPRIGGAETAYDSLPSASTERESDAVENGVQLAEDASQASAYLVNEELNQNSPKKKRRRLEQAGEGESCKRCNCKKSKCLKLYCECFAAGVYCIEPCSCQDCFNKPIHEDTVLATRKQIESRNPLAFAPKVIRTSDSVPEVRDDLITTPSSARHKRGCNCKKSNCLKKYCECFQGGVGCSINCRCEGCKNAFGRKDGSAIVETDGEPGEEEMDPSEKNALDKNFEKPDILNNEEQNPASALPTTPLQLCRPLVQLPFSSKSKPPRSFIAIGSSSALYTGQRYGKPSIIRPQNIIEKHFQTIAEDETPEILRGNSSPGTGIKTSSPNSKRISPPQCELGSTPGGQSGRKLILQSIPSFPSLTPKH, encoded by the exons ATGATGGATACCCCAGAGAAGACCCAGATTAGTTCTTCACTTTCTAAGTTCGAG GATTCCCCAGTCTTTAACTACATCAACAGCCTTTCCCCCATCAAACCAGTCAAATCCATACATGTTACGCAGACGTTCAACCCGCTTAGCTTCGCATCGCTTCCATCTATTTTCACTTCACCCCATGTCAGCTCTCACAAGGAGTCTAGATTCCTGAAAAG CTATACAGATCCATTGAAACCCGAGTCGTCTTCTGCGGATGGGACTAAAGTTAGTACAAATGAGGAGGCGGGTGCGGATGCACAGGAGAATTTTGATCAAGGAGTTTCCCTGGGTGAGACTTCTTTTGAGATGCCTAATGAACCTTCAAGGATTGCAATTGGGCTGCCACAAACTTTAAAGTATGATTGCGGTAGCCCCGACTGTGATGCAACACCTTGTGTTTTCAAGACAACTTGTGTCTCAGACACATCTCTCGCAATTGTTCCATTTTTTCAAGAGGCCTCTGAAAAAGGCTTATCTGATGGAGTGGAAATACGGGACACTTTCCAGGTTGAGCAAAAAAGGGATACTATAGGATCTGAGTGGGAGAGTTTGatttctgatacatctgacctaTTGATTTTTAATTCCCCCAATGATTCGGAGGCTTTTAGGGGTGTCATTCAGAAATCTTTGGACCCTGGTGTTCTTATTTCTCAGTTCTCACAAGATGATATCAATGAGGCATGCCAAACTACTGTTGATTTGGACAAGTATAAAGATCAAACTGAAGGAGCCGTAGAGATGAATGAGATGAACCCTGTGAATGAAAGTTTTGAGGACGCTAGTGTGACTAACTTCATATCTGGCAGTCTGACTGATTACATGGAAACTCGCATGTCAGGCCCATATTCTTTTAAG CCCGATTCTAATTTGCATCGTGGGTTCAGGCGGCGCTGTTTAGACTTTGAGATGCTGGCAGCTCGGAGGAAGAACTTCGATGGCGGTTCAACTACCAACTCTTCTACAGATAACAAATTGGTGCCCGGTAAGCCTGACAGTGATTCCCCAAGGTGCATTGTACCCGGAATTGGTTTGCACCTAAATGCTCTTGCAATAGCCTCAAGGGATAACAAGAATATGAAGCTCGAAACTTTATCTTCTGGAACACAAAAGCTAAGTTTCCCTAGCTTCAATTCACCCCGCATAGGCGGTGCAGAAACTGCTTATGACTCTTTGCCTTCAGCCTCAACTGAAAGAGAATCTGATGCTGTTGAAAATGGGGTTCAACTTGCAGAAGATGCTTCTCAGGCATCTGCCTATTTAGTTAATGAAGAGTTAAATCAAAATAGTCCCAAAAAGAAGAG AAGGAGATTAGAACAAGCTGGAGAGGGTGAGTCCTGTAAACGATGCAACTGCAAGAAGTCAAAGTGTCTGAAACT CTACTGCGAATGCTTTGCTGCCGGTGTATACTGCATCGAACCGTGTTCGTGTCAAGACTGCTTTAATAAGCCTATCCATGAAGATACTGTACTTGCAACACGCAAGCAAATTGAGTCTCGAAACCCACTTGCATTTGCTCCCAAAGTGATCAGGACCTCTGATTCAGTACCTGAAGTCAGG GATGACTTGATCACAACACCATCTTCAGCTCGACATAAACGAGGATGCAACTGCAAGAAATCAAATTGCCTGAAGAAATATTGTGAATGCTTTCAG GGCGGTGTTGGATGTTCCATCAACTGCAGATGTGAAGGGTGTAAGAATGCATTCGGTCGGAAGGATG GATCTGCTATCGTGGAAACCGACGGGGAGCCAGGAGAAGAAGAAATGGATCCTTCCGAAAAGAATGCACTGGACAAAAACTTCGAAAAGCCCGACATCTTAAATAATGAAGAGCAAAATCCAGCTTCTGCTCTCCCAACAACTCCACTACAACTTTGCAG ACCTTTGGTCCAGCTGCCATTTTCATCGAAAAGCAAACCGCCACGGTCCTTCATTGCCATCGGATCATCTTCCGCACTGTATACTGGCCAAAGATATGGTAAGCCTAGCATCATTCGACCTCAAAACATTATCGAAAAGCATTTCCAAACTATTGCTGAAGATGAAACGCCCGAGATTCTACGAGGCAATTCGTCTCCTGGAACTGGGATTAAGACTTCATCCCCTAACAGTAAGAGGATCTCTCCTCCTCAATGTGAGTTAGGGTCAACCCCTGGTGGTCAGAGTGGCCGGAAGTTAATATTGCAGTCAATACCCTCATTTCCTTCCCTTActcctaagcattaa